In Phocoena phocoena chromosome 19, mPhoPho1.1, whole genome shotgun sequence, a genomic segment contains:
- the NBR1 gene encoding next to BRCA1 gene 1 protein isoform X1, with the protein MEPQVTLNVTFKNETQSFLVSDPENTTWADVEAMVKVSFDLNTIQIKYLDEENEEVSINSQGEYEEALKMAVKQGNQLQMQVHEGYRVVYEAPPPVGAEKRPVARTGKKPLAHYSSLVRVLGSDMKTPEEPAAQQFPPAPRDADQPQDKPPDWFTSYLETFREQVVKETVEKLEQKLREKLILQNPSLGSCPSEVSMPISEETQFLPENQFNWHIACSSCQRSIVGVRYQCSLCPSYNICEDCESGPYAHDSNHVLLKLRRPFVGSSEPFSHSRFSTPRLPAALEQARLQKQVDKNFLKAEKQRLRAEKKQRKAEVKELKKQLKLHRKIHLWNSIHGLQSPKSPLGRPESLLQSNTPMLPLQPCASVMPTLSAAFVDENLPDGTHLQPGTKFIKHWRMKNTGNVKWSTDTKLKFMWGNLTLASTEKKDVLVPCLKAGHVGVVSVEFIAPTLEGTYTSHWRLSHKGQQFGPRVWCSIIVDPFPYTESSDNIEKSVISSSTGDDLTCQQEEALLPAKEEIPPGETTEQAEGTGTCIPQKAKNAASERELYIPSVDLLTAQDLLSFELLDINIVQELERVPHNTPVDMTPCMSPLPHDSPLIEKPVLGQIQEESEGAGFKELPDSTVSVKKRAENISSVEEAEDDLSGTQFVCETVIRSLTLDAAPDHKPPCRQKSTHRAEFQLHATEEQQPVLLPGFCSKESSLKFAPPEEGPLGDEREEIVRIVEEEAVMEEEEEEELRDEVQSQSSASSEDYIIILPECFDTSRPLGDSMYSSALSQPGLERGAEGEPGVEAGQEPVEAGERPPGGENQPQGHSINDILMTSQTLDTVPLTPEVVGPPPRLPRSPPYAQHHGSPGADLPVTVPEVFSVPDQSRGELRGSSGLVNSRQKSSDHSRHHHGSSIAGGLVKGALSVAASAYKALFAGPPVTAQPIVSEDQTAALMSRLFEMGFCDRQLNLRLLKKHDCNILQVVTELLRISDDDWYSHRY; encoded by the exons ATGGAACCACAGGTTACTCtaaatgtgacttttaaaaatgaaactcaaaGCTTTCTAGTTTCTGATCCAGAAAATACAACTTGGGCTGATGTGGAAGCTATG GTAAAAGTTTCATTTGATTTGAACACTATTCAAATAAAATACctggatgaggaaaatgaagag gtATCCATCAACAGTCAAG GAGAATATGAAGAAGCACTTAAG ATGGCAGTTAAGCAGGGAAACCAACTGCAGATGCAGGTCCATGAAGGCTATCGTGTGGTCTACGAAGCCCCACCCCCAGTTGGAGCAGAAAAACGACCAGTTGCAAGGACAGGGAAGAAGCCACTTGCACATTATTCTTCACTGGTGAGAGTCTTGGGATCAGACATGAAGACCCCGGAGGAGCCTGCAGCACAG CAGTTTCCACCTGCTCCACGTGACGCAGACCAGCCTCAAGACAAGCCCCCAGACTGGTTCACAAGCTACCTAGAGACA TTCAGAGAGCAAGTGGTTAAAGAAACGGTTGAGAAGCTTGAACAGAAATTACGTGAGAAGCTTATCCTCCAGAATCCATCCTTGGGTTCCTGTCCTTCAGAAGTCTCAATGCCTATTTCAGAGGAAACACAGTTTTTGCCAGAAAACCAGTTCAACTGGCATATTGCTTGCAGCAGCTGCCAAAGGAGTATCGTTGGTGTGCGCTACCAGTGCAG CCTCTGCCCATCCTACAATATCTGTGAAGATTGTGAATCGGGGCCATATGCCCATGACTCCAATCATGTCCTGCTGAAGTTGCGGAGACCTTTTGTGGGTTCCTCTGAACCCTTCTCTCACTCGAGGTTCTCTACTCCTCGTCTTCCTGCCGCTCTGGAACAGGCCAG GCTCCAGAAACAGGTTGACAAGAACTTTCTTAAAGCAGAAAAGCAAAGGTTGCGAGCTGAGAAGAAACAGCGTAAAGCAGAGGTCAAGGAACTTAAAAAGCAGCTTAAACTCCACAGGAAGATTCATCTGTGGAATTCGATCCATGGGCTCCAGAGCCCCAAGTCTCCTTTGGGCCGACCCGAGAGCCTGCTGCAGTCTAACACCCCAAT GCTCCCTTTGCAGCCCTGTGCCTCAGTTATGCCAACCCTCAGTGCAGCATTTGTGGATGAGAATTTGCCTGATGGGACTCACCTCCAGCCAGGAACCAAGTTTATCAAACACTGGAGGATGAAAAATACAGGAAATGTAAAGTGGAGTACAGACACAAAG CTCAAGTTCATGTGGGGAAATCTGACTTTGGCTTCTACAGAAAAGAAGGATGTTTTGGTTCCCTGCCTAAAGGCCGGCCACGTGGGAGTTGTGTCTGTGGAGTTCATTGCCCCAACCCTGGAGGGAACATACACTTCCCACTGGCGTCTTTCTCACAAAGGCCAGCAGTTTGGGCCTCGGGTCTGGTGCAGTATCATAGTGGATCCTTTCCCCTACACAGAGAGCTCTGATAACATTGAAAAGAGCGTGATCAGCTCAAGCACAGGTGATGATCTCACCTGCCAGCAAGAG GAAGCTCTTCTTCCGGCTAAAGAAGAAATTCCACCTGGTGAAACAACTGAGCAGGCAGAAGGGACAGGAACCTGCATCCCACAGAAGGCCAAAAATGCTGCCAGCGAGAGGGAGCTCTACATCCCATCTGTGGACCTTCTGACTGCCCAG GACCTGCTGTCCTTTGAGCTGTTGGATATAAATATTGTCCAAGAGTTGGAGAGAGTGCCCCACAACACCCCTGTGG ATATGACTCCCTGCATGTCTCCTCTGCCACATGACAGTCCTTTAATAGAGAAGCCAGTCTTGGGGCAGATACAGGAAGAGAGTGAAGGGGCGGGATTTAAAGAACTTCCTG attccacagtgTCAGTAAAGAAGAGGGCTGAGAACATTTCTTCAGTGGAGGAAGCAGAAGATGACCTGAGTGGGACCCAGTTCGTGTGTGAGACTGTAATCCGATCCCTTACCTTGGACGCTGCCCCGGATCACAAACCACCTTGCAGACAGAAGTCCACGCACA GGGCAGAGTTTCAGCTGCATGCCACAGAGGAGCAGCAGCCGGTTCTGCTGCCTGGATTCTGCAGCAAGGAGTCTTCTC TGAAATTTGCCCCACCCGAAGAGGGACCACTTGGAGACGAGAGGGAAGAGATTGTCCGTATTGTCGAAGAAGAAGCTGtcatggaggaggaggaggaggaggagctcaGAGATGAAGTTCAGAGTCAGTCCTCTGCTTCTTCGGAGGATTACATCATCATCCTGCCTGAGTGCTTTGACACCAGCCGCCCCCTGGGGGACTCCATGTACAGCTCTGCCCTCTCACAGCCAGGCCTGGAGCGAGGGGCTGAAGGCGAGCCTGGGGTTGAGGCTGGGCAGGAACCGGTCGAGGCTGGGGAGAGACCCCCTGGAGGGGAGAACCAGCCACAGGGGCACAGCATCAATGATATCCTTATGACCTCACAGACTCTGGACACAGTGCCCCTGACCCCAGAGGTGGTAGGGCCTCCGCCACGGCTGCCCAG GAGTCCTCCGTATGCACAGCATCATGGTTCCCCAGGAGCGGATTTACCAGTTACCGTACCAGAAGTTTTTTCAGTCCCTGATCAGAGCAGAGGAG AGCTCAGAGGCTCATCAGGACTTGTAAACAGCAGACAGAAGAGCTCTGACCACTCCAG GCACCACCACGGGAGCAGCATTGCTGGAGGGCTGGTGAAGGGGGCTTTGTCCGTTGCCGCCTCTGCATACAAGGCCTTGTTTGCTGGACCACCGGTCACTGCACAG CCGATAGTTTCCGAAGATCAGACGGCAGCGCTGATGTCCCGTCTCTTTGAGATGGGATTCTGTGACAGGCAGCTAAACCTAAGGCTGCTGAAGAAACACGATTGCAACATCCTGCAGGTCGTGACAGAGCTCCTTCGGATCAGCGACGACGACTGGTACAGCCACCGCTACTGA
- the NBR1 gene encoding next to BRCA1 gene 1 protein isoform X2 — MEPQVTLNVTFKNETQSFLVSDPENTTWADVEAMVKVSFDLNTIQIKYLDEENEEVSINSQGEYEEALKMAVKQGNQLQMQVHEGYRVVYEAPPPVGAEKRPVARTGKKPLAHYSSLVRVLGSDMKTPEEPAAQQFPPAPRDADQPQDKPPDWFTSYLETFREQVVKETVEKLEQKLREKLILQNPSLGSCPSEVSMPISEETQFLPENQFNWHIACSSCQRSIVGVRYQCSLCPSYNICEDCESGPYAHDSNHVLLKLRRPFVGSSEPFSHSRFSTPRLPAALEQARLQKQVDKNFLKAEKQRLRAEKKQRKAEVKELKKQLKLHRKIHLWNSIHGLQSPKSPLGRPESLLQSNTPMLPLQPCASVMPTLSAAFVDENLPDGTHLQPGTKFIKHWRMKNTGNVKWSTDTKLKFMWGNLTLASTEKKDVLVPCLKAGHVGVVSVEFIAPTLEGTYTSHWRLSHKGQQFGPRVWCSIIVDPFPYTESSDNIEKSVISSSTGDDLTCQQEEALLPAKEEIPPGETTEQAEGTGTCIPQKAKNAASERELYIPSVDLLTAQDLLSFELLDINIVQELERVPHNTPVDMTPCMSPLPHDSPLIEKPVLGQIQEESEGAGFKELPDSTVSVKKRAENISSVEEAEDDLSGTQFVCETVIRSLTLDAAPDHKPPCRQKSTHMKFAPPEEGPLGDEREEIVRIVEEEAVMEEEEEEELRDEVQSQSSASSEDYIIILPECFDTSRPLGDSMYSSALSQPGLERGAEGEPGVEAGQEPVEAGERPPGGENQPQGHSINDILMTSQTLDTVPLTPEVVGPPPRLPRSPPYAQHHGSPGADLPVTVPEVFSVPDQSRGELRGSSGLVNSRQKSSDHSRHHHGSSIAGGLVKGALSVAASAYKALFAGPPVTAQPIVSEDQTAALMSRLFEMGFCDRQLNLRLLKKHDCNILQVVTELLRISDDDWYSHRY; from the exons ATGGAACCACAGGTTACTCtaaatgtgacttttaaaaatgaaactcaaaGCTTTCTAGTTTCTGATCCAGAAAATACAACTTGGGCTGATGTGGAAGCTATG GTAAAAGTTTCATTTGATTTGAACACTATTCAAATAAAATACctggatgaggaaaatgaagag gtATCCATCAACAGTCAAG GAGAATATGAAGAAGCACTTAAG ATGGCAGTTAAGCAGGGAAACCAACTGCAGATGCAGGTCCATGAAGGCTATCGTGTGGTCTACGAAGCCCCACCCCCAGTTGGAGCAGAAAAACGACCAGTTGCAAGGACAGGGAAGAAGCCACTTGCACATTATTCTTCACTGGTGAGAGTCTTGGGATCAGACATGAAGACCCCGGAGGAGCCTGCAGCACAG CAGTTTCCACCTGCTCCACGTGACGCAGACCAGCCTCAAGACAAGCCCCCAGACTGGTTCACAAGCTACCTAGAGACA TTCAGAGAGCAAGTGGTTAAAGAAACGGTTGAGAAGCTTGAACAGAAATTACGTGAGAAGCTTATCCTCCAGAATCCATCCTTGGGTTCCTGTCCTTCAGAAGTCTCAATGCCTATTTCAGAGGAAACACAGTTTTTGCCAGAAAACCAGTTCAACTGGCATATTGCTTGCAGCAGCTGCCAAAGGAGTATCGTTGGTGTGCGCTACCAGTGCAG CCTCTGCCCATCCTACAATATCTGTGAAGATTGTGAATCGGGGCCATATGCCCATGACTCCAATCATGTCCTGCTGAAGTTGCGGAGACCTTTTGTGGGTTCCTCTGAACCCTTCTCTCACTCGAGGTTCTCTACTCCTCGTCTTCCTGCCGCTCTGGAACAGGCCAG GCTCCAGAAACAGGTTGACAAGAACTTTCTTAAAGCAGAAAAGCAAAGGTTGCGAGCTGAGAAGAAACAGCGTAAAGCAGAGGTCAAGGAACTTAAAAAGCAGCTTAAACTCCACAGGAAGATTCATCTGTGGAATTCGATCCATGGGCTCCAGAGCCCCAAGTCTCCTTTGGGCCGACCCGAGAGCCTGCTGCAGTCTAACACCCCAAT GCTCCCTTTGCAGCCCTGTGCCTCAGTTATGCCAACCCTCAGTGCAGCATTTGTGGATGAGAATTTGCCTGATGGGACTCACCTCCAGCCAGGAACCAAGTTTATCAAACACTGGAGGATGAAAAATACAGGAAATGTAAAGTGGAGTACAGACACAAAG CTCAAGTTCATGTGGGGAAATCTGACTTTGGCTTCTACAGAAAAGAAGGATGTTTTGGTTCCCTGCCTAAAGGCCGGCCACGTGGGAGTTGTGTCTGTGGAGTTCATTGCCCCAACCCTGGAGGGAACATACACTTCCCACTGGCGTCTTTCTCACAAAGGCCAGCAGTTTGGGCCTCGGGTCTGGTGCAGTATCATAGTGGATCCTTTCCCCTACACAGAGAGCTCTGATAACATTGAAAAGAGCGTGATCAGCTCAAGCACAGGTGATGATCTCACCTGCCAGCAAGAG GAAGCTCTTCTTCCGGCTAAAGAAGAAATTCCACCTGGTGAAACAACTGAGCAGGCAGAAGGGACAGGAACCTGCATCCCACAGAAGGCCAAAAATGCTGCCAGCGAGAGGGAGCTCTACATCCCATCTGTGGACCTTCTGACTGCCCAG GACCTGCTGTCCTTTGAGCTGTTGGATATAAATATTGTCCAAGAGTTGGAGAGAGTGCCCCACAACACCCCTGTGG ATATGACTCCCTGCATGTCTCCTCTGCCACATGACAGTCCTTTAATAGAGAAGCCAGTCTTGGGGCAGATACAGGAAGAGAGTGAAGGGGCGGGATTTAAAGAACTTCCTG attccacagtgTCAGTAAAGAAGAGGGCTGAGAACATTTCTTCAGTGGAGGAAGCAGAAGATGACCTGAGTGGGACCCAGTTCGTGTGTGAGACTGTAATCCGATCCCTTACCTTGGACGCTGCCCCGGATCACAAACCACCTTGCAGACAGAAGTCCACGCACA TGAAATTTGCCCCACCCGAAGAGGGACCACTTGGAGACGAGAGGGAAGAGATTGTCCGTATTGTCGAAGAAGAAGCTGtcatggaggaggaggaggaggaggagctcaGAGATGAAGTTCAGAGTCAGTCCTCTGCTTCTTCGGAGGATTACATCATCATCCTGCCTGAGTGCTTTGACACCAGCCGCCCCCTGGGGGACTCCATGTACAGCTCTGCCCTCTCACAGCCAGGCCTGGAGCGAGGGGCTGAAGGCGAGCCTGGGGTTGAGGCTGGGCAGGAACCGGTCGAGGCTGGGGAGAGACCCCCTGGAGGGGAGAACCAGCCACAGGGGCACAGCATCAATGATATCCTTATGACCTCACAGACTCTGGACACAGTGCCCCTGACCCCAGAGGTGGTAGGGCCTCCGCCACGGCTGCCCAG GAGTCCTCCGTATGCACAGCATCATGGTTCCCCAGGAGCGGATTTACCAGTTACCGTACCAGAAGTTTTTTCAGTCCCTGATCAGAGCAGAGGAG AGCTCAGAGGCTCATCAGGACTTGTAAACAGCAGACAGAAGAGCTCTGACCACTCCAG GCACCACCACGGGAGCAGCATTGCTGGAGGGCTGGTGAAGGGGGCTTTGTCCGTTGCCGCCTCTGCATACAAGGCCTTGTTTGCTGGACCACCGGTCACTGCACAG CCGATAGTTTCCGAAGATCAGACGGCAGCGCTGATGTCCCGTCTCTTTGAGATGGGATTCTGTGACAGGCAGCTAAACCTAAGGCTGCTGAAGAAACACGATTGCAACATCCTGCAGGTCGTGACAGAGCTCCTTCGGATCAGCGACGACGACTGGTACAGCCACCGCTACTGA